Below is a genomic region from Castanea sativa cultivar Marrone di Chiusa Pesio chromosome 2, ASM4071231v1.
TGCTTAACCCAGCCACAACCTGCAATCCTTGCTTCTGGAAACTGTCCTCCATCTTTTGATGCACTTTTTCTTGAACATTCTCATTTGTAGAATCAGTACCTGTGCCTTCAGATCTAATAATCTCTTGGACCACAAAGTGTAGCAATGTGGTCTTCCCATCAGTTCCCTTAATATCTACAAGTTTTAAGAGTGTTTCAAGTTTAAAAGCTTTAGCATCACCACGGTTAGTTCCAACATTCATTCTGTTTCCTGTCCTGAGAACAGCTTCAAGGAGTTTAAGGAATAATCGACTGTTCTTTAATTCATCACTAGCTTCCTGACAAATAATAAATCTAAGGTTTGAGTTTCTACAAGTCAAAATTCATGAAATCAACAGATTAAAATAATGTCATTAAACCTTGTAAATTGTTAACTTTTAGCCAAAGTACCTCAAGGGTTTGAAAAGCCTTTCTCAGGTATTTGACTTCTGTATCGAAGTTAGCTCTGTATAGCATGGCTTCAACTCTTTTAAACGCGAATGGGATATCAAGTACTGCCTTAAGAAATCGCTCTGCAGACCCTAGTTTTGAGATGTCACCACGGTAGTCTCGAAGTTTTATCTCTTCCTCTTTAGTTGGAGCCATCTTTACCAGAGTTTCCAAAAGCTCAGCACCCAAGCCTTCTGGGTTACCTGTTGTGCACAAAAACATAAAGCAAATGATGCTTCAGACTAAAAATACAGGATCCAGATGGAAAGTTGGATGCAAAGGCAATGAGCATGGTAAAGATTTCAACAAATATGTTTATATTTCTTACTTCAGTACTTTGTAGACAGAAACTAGTGATGTAATGAGATTGACATATAGAACCTCTTAAGAAATATTTATGCGGAATGGCTATATATCAGCAGATTTGTTTCATTGGACTGTGCTCTAGGAAGCACCTTCTGTGTGGCTTTTCCATACATTTGCATATGAATCaagagggaggggggggggggggggggaatgtgTGGGAAtgaagaagcagaagaagaagaagatacaaACTGATACAGCACCACCAATAGCATATGTCATATTGGTTATGTGTTGTGAGTCCTGATTGTTAGCTCAGGTAATCTGATGTAATACAAATAAGGCTTAACATGGACAATTGGGGGGCAAAGAATAGATAGGGAGGGCTCTGTTGATTTGGCATAAGCTAGACACTCAGTCTCAACAGAAGATCTGATCATGAAAAAGGTAAAACACCTGAGTGAAAATAACGTTCTAGATATAGGGAAGATTTTTGGTAGTGTATTAGTCTTTCAATATATACATGCTTGTGCAAGTGTGTCGTGTGCTTTGATTTTGCAGTGTTTACACATatcttttggtcattttgttCTCCAATATACCTTAAATATGTGAATGCTAGGAATATATAGACTGGTGTGGCTTCTGTGGTAATCTTAATAGCAGTAACTGTGGTAATTATCCTTTTTTGGCAGTTAGTAGGCAAGTCTAGTTAGTTAGGTAGTTGTAAATTGAAAGCTTCTTGTAAATTCATTATTGAGTTATTGAGCTGCATTATCTGTACTACAGTTATTATGGAAACATTGTCCCTTTTTTAAGTGAAACGCCCAGATGTTGGTAAATATCCAAGTTACTTAATTACTTTTTGGAGACATGCAACTACCTGTTCAAAGTGTCACTAAGGTGTTGTTTGGGATACTATACTTAATTGAGCTTCTCTACATTCTTGACAAGTGATTGTGGTGAAACTGTGGTGAAAGTGTGCCAGATGATGAAGGCATGAAGGTTTTTGAACCTGGTTTCTTCAATTGGAGCATATGAGATATAATGAATTGCATAAATCAACGGATctaataaattgacaaaaaaaaaaaaaaagggaagcaactataaaaaaaaaaatcacggtCATGCTTTCTCTACTGAGAAAAAGAAGATCTAGGGCATAATAGGTTGGAGCATGCTTGGCATAATGACCTAGTATTTACTAACCAAAATCTagtagaattattattattttttttttgtggctaaTCTTCTAGTAGAATGATTTATATAACATGAGAAATAATGAACATTCATTTGGTCTCTAATATTAATGTCTTTTTTGGAAATCTTCACTTCCTGAAGCAAGGTAGTCATTTTGATGAGGATTTTACATGATTACTTGAAATCTAACATAATGATGTGATTGATATGATCTTGCTATAACACTTTCATTACCATTTTAATTATAAGCATGATTACACTTCTTCTAAGCTCTTCAACTCTCATTTCTGCTTTTGACATCTTTTATCCTCTGCTTTTTGTTGGTACACTAAGCTACATTGAGTGCCCTCCTGCCTCAAAAAAATTGTGCTAATTGATATCTATAGACTAGAGAGTACTTCATAACTTTTGGAATTTTGTAAGTAATAAAAAAGATATGGTTGCCCATTCTAACTTATCTATTCCTTTATGTCTGGATCAAATCAGAGAAAAtgggattttgaatttttttttctatatatggTCTAAGCAGAATATGggatatataatcatatataagaCATGGGAAAGAATGAAACATCACTTACCATCCAAAAGAGCTTCAGAAACCTCGTCCCTTGTTACATTTAGCGCTCTTAATAGAATAGCTATGTTCTGTGACTTCTTTGGGTCTAACACCCTGTTTTCCAGTTCAACAGGAGGGAGCACTGATTTCCTAGTAACCTCTTTTGGAACCGAATTCGTGGAATTGCAGCCAAAAAGAGTCTCCATCATGTCCTCATTCAATCTGCGTAGGAATGAAGCAAACAAACATTGTATCATATCAATGATCAAACTAAACTAATAAGCATTATGGAATAAATCACAAAAAGTGTACATTTCACTACTTACTGAAATGAGCTTGATTTGAGCTGGTCCCAAACCGTGGCTCTGTCCGAGGTTGCCCGTACTTTGTCCCAATGCAGAGGCTTCAACTTGGGTTTTGCTCCTTCCCTCTCATCTGTATCAAGCCTCTCAGAAGAGCTCAAACTTTTACTACTACTTTGTGGTGCTGATGTTGTTATTTCATTCTCAAAATTGCGTTTGGGGCTTGAATTCCAGGACAATGACTTCCTTGATACTTGGGCAGAAGAAGGAGGAGTTGGAGTAACAAAAACACTTGTTTCTGGAAGTCCTACTTTCCGCGGCGGCAATGATTgcggtggaggaggaggaggaggcggAGGCGgcggtggtggaggaggaggagtgGGCGGAATTGGCGCTTCAGAGACTTGTCTGGACACAGAGCTTATTGATTGAAGACGCGCCATATttggtggtggcggtggcgaAGAGAATTTTGGCCTTACTGGAGGATTAGGAATCACTTGTTGTAACTCCACCACACGAGTAGGTAGCGGCGAAGAGGGAGGAGGCGGCGCATGCGGTGGCGATGGAAGCGGGGCCGTAAGCCGAGATTTAGGAGAAGTCCGTTTGGAATGAGGAATAACAGAATTGGCACCATAAGTGTCGGTTCTAGCAAAACCATTGTTGTTGTAGTAGTTGCTGTTATTGCTGTTGTTGTTAGGTGGACAACTTAGACGCGAACTGGGAGTGTAGTAGCTATTGTCATCGTAACTGATAGAAGAACAATTGGGCGAATGAAAAGCAGTGTCGTGGCTTTCCTCATCGGATGAAGAGGAATTGACATTGCAGACAGGGTTTGTGAGTGGTGGAAGTGGCTGTAACTCAGGACTAGGCCGATACAGATCAGATCTCTTATTCGAATTCAGCTTATGATAAGGCGACCTGTTGGCTCCATTGTTTTCTCCTCTGCTCCCATCAGTGATTGAACCTCTTTGCTGGCTCGGCTCCACGGTTCCAATGTACAGAAAATTCGAGGGTGGGACAGAGTTGCTGCTGTTATCTCTGGAACTTCCTCCAACAAGCTTTTGAGCCTGAGACTCGCGTGGGTGCTTTGCACGGTGGCGATAGAGAAAGAATGCGAGTGCGGAGAGCATTCCCAGAGTGACAATTCCGACTGAGATTGCGATTGCCACTGTTTTCGTTTGCTTTGCTGGCTGTGTTGTTGCCACTGGGATTGGCATGGTTCCATTGGATGGTGAAGGCGGTGTTTGACTCTGATCTGGGGTTGGCCCTCCTTCGTGGAAAAATGGGTACTCCGAGCTCGGTACATTTGAGCTGTCTGATGGCACCGTCGGTGgcggtggtgatggtggtggaaTTGAGTCCGTTCCAGGTGGTGGTGCTGAACCTTCTGGGAACAATGGTTGGTGCAGAATTCTCCTGTGAGTTTCAACTCCATTTCTGGTAGAGTTTAGAAtgttagtagtagtagtagcagcagcagcaaccCATTTTGGAGTGAAAGATATAGACAATGATATCAGAATAAAAAAGAAGCTCAAATTATGATGAGCTCTCATGGTGAagattttctcttttcttttcttctgggtctctcttattttcttcttttctttctcaccCAATTCATTTCTATGCTTTTCTTTCTAATTctgtttgtgagagagagagagagagagaggaaggttCTCCCTCTTTGGTCTGTAAGATCTGGATGCTCAATTAGCTGACGAAAGCAACAGCcgcatttctttctttctttctttatatttttttttatattgggagtattatttttttatgacttCCAGTTCatctaaattaaatatttttacaaaaattctaACTCCATAATTTGAACCACAggttttttcacaattttataaatgaaaaattgtgaataattaaaaaataaagtgaatTTAAGTGAAAATTATATGTAATTAATTACCATCTATCGCATAAAATAGTGGTGGTAAAAGTTGTGATATTTTATGTGTTTATTAGAATTACTAAACAAAGTTTACTATGTATCTATTTGGATTGCATTGAAATATTATGCCTCTGCGTTTCTCAGCAATAAACATTTTTCTCAGTGGGTTTTATGCACTGTTTATAGGACTTGTAAgtacttttttagcaaaaataactctaaatttaagttttacaacactatttacacatttaaaaattattttattataatatttttagtttttaatttttaataataaataatattcaaccATAACCAATGTGTGGACCAATGTGTGGTTAGGAATGAATCGTGGCGGTGGGATCCACATTGGTTGTatcttttaaaaacaaaagaaatagacGATGATGACCATGGAGTGGTAATACTAAAAGAACACGTTCATGTCCTTCTTGTCtattttgaaattgattttttctcttttgtagtGACCGAGGGCAAAGCAAGCAAAGCACATATTCcactctataaaaaaattttcccGTTGATGCCGTTAAATTCTGTGTCCTCTGTCTGCTTTTAGGCTTTAGCACTTTGATTCCCAGGTTCACCTTCGATTATTGTAATGGAATCCTGACTATGAGTGAGTACGTAGAAAAAACGTTACATAAAATATCGCCCCACGTGTCTATTCCATTCCAAATGGAATATAATTTGGATTGCTCGTTTTGGTGGTCGGTTTGGATGGTTCTGATTCATGGGACAGTCAATCATACACCACCAACAACTAGGAATACCAATGCTAATCCACATAATTTTGTACGACCAATTATAGTGACATATGCCTGATTAATAGGATATTATCACcgcacaaattattttataaattattaatgtgatgtgtaattattagtaaataaaaaaaatattattaatagtagacttaaataataactaataaaaatttattatttataaaaatattgtaaaataatttgtaactataACATTACACATTTCTCCTTACCTATTCATCTTAGGCCAGGAAGTCCTCTCTAGAATGTTGGATAGAGAACTTTTATTGGATAATATCAGTGGTGCAAAAGCTAGTGTTAGAAGCCCAGCTTTGACCCACGTGATGTACATGGATGATGTTGTTCTCTTCTCAAGAGCTACTAGGAACGATGCTAGTATTCTTTCCAGATGCCTTGATAGATATATAGCTGGTCTGGTCAGTGTATTAACAGATTGAAATCAGGTCTCTTTATCTCTAAACACACCTCAGCTAGTATCAGAAGATCTATTAAATAGCATTTCCATATGAAAAAACTCAAGAAAGACGCTATATACCTAGGTGCACCTCTGTTTCTATCCAAATCCCCCTCAAAAGACTTCAAATTCCTTGAAGAGAAGATGGAGTCTAAATTGTCTGGTTGGAGAAGTCGCTACCTCTCATGGGCTGGCAGATGTACGCTCAATAATTCGGTCACCCAAGCCATCCCCAACTACACTTTTTTGGCATTTAATGTACCGGCAAAAATTTGCAATAGGATGGATGCCCTTTCGATGAGATTTTGGTGGAAACCCAAGGAAAGAAACAGCAGATTCATTGCGTGGACTGCTTGGGACAAGTTGTGTCAACCCAAAAAACAGGGGGGTCTTGGTTTTAAAAAGGCGAAAGAGATGAATTCCGCGCTACTAGCTAAACTGGCTTGGATGGTAGTTTCAGGTAAGCAAAGTATTTGCATGGAGGTGCTTAGAACAAAATACAAAGTCGGTAATGGTTGGATacagtgtggccgataccgtaccggtaccggccgtaccggccggtacgtaccgtaccggtcagtgcaccggtaccggtacacttctatattgtaccggaaaaaataccggccgtaccggccgcgtaccggccataccggccaatttcgggcaataccggccggtaccgggcgtaccggccggtacagaaaaaagctttttttttttttttttagttttgtaattttttgaatttttgtaaaggcataatggtaacttatttacattaacttcttagtattatttgttttcttagtatgcaatgaacaactaagctttctattttttatattgtgtttttttttcttttatttgatactaaagtctaaaactatgaataatttgttctgaattgagataatgttttataataaacttttatatttactataatataagtgaaatattatatgtttataaacatagttctagagattttggtatgtgtgtgtgtgtgtgtgtatatatatatataaaatagcggtaaacccgaaacggtacaccggtattgaccggtatccgaaatatatcgtaccggtggccaaaccggtacagcctccggtacggtattgacttccttggttgGATATCTAAAGAACCTTTGAAGGTAGGTTCACCTACTTGGAGAGCTATTGGTGAGGCCAAAAAATTAATAGTGAAAGGGGCATGCTTCCTCCTGGGAGATGGAAGTTCAATTGATGTGTGGTCTGATCCATGGGTGCATGGGATTGTAGACTTCAGACCTCAACCAAGAGTGGATGagtacaaaaaaattgtaatcaagGCTTCCGATCTCATTGATTCTTCCACCAGATCATGGATCAGAGAATGGGTAAATGTGCTTTTCACCCCAGCTGATGCAACTGCTATACTCTCCATCCCAATCCCTTATAATCCAAAACAAGATAGGCTGATATGGTTTCCTGATTCAAAAGGTAGATTTTCTGTCAAATCGGTCCATAAGGTTGCCTTCACAAGCCCAAAAAGAGATTCTCAACCCCAAGCTTTTTGGTTGAAGCTGTGGAAAGCCAAATTCCCGAAAAGCCTCAAAATGCTTATTTGGAGAATCGGTGTTAATGCTATCCCCACTAAAGAGAACCTGCAACTAAGGCTGCCTTATATAGATCCATCTTGCTCTTTGTGCAATGAGCCGATGGAAACCTGCACCCATATCTTCTTTGAATGCCCTTTCGCCAAGGCCTTATGGGCAGCAGCATGCTGGGGTTTAAGGGTTGATCCACCTTCCATCATCACACTAGCAAACATCACTAAGTTTATCATGGAGCCACCTGCTTCCTCGATTCTAGCTCAAGACCAGTGGACCGTGTCCCTCAACATGGCCCTAGTCATTGATGAGATATGGAGGTCTAGAAATCTAAAGCAGTTCTATAATGTCAAGGCGGATGTCCTGAGTGCTAAACAAAATATTCACTCAAAATTCCTCGAGATTGTCAAGGCTTTCACTCCTGTTATGAGTACGCCTATGGAGCATATATCCTATAGATGGAACCCACCACCACAAGGTTGGATCAAGCTCAATGTGGATGCCGCCTTGAACAACCACAGATCAGCCTTTGCTGTAGTTGCTCAGGATCAGTTGGGAGAGGCGCTATCTCTGTGGGGAAAAATTCATCTTGCTTGCCCTCTGGCGCAAGCTGAAACTGAGGCCTTCTATTGGGCTGTGAAACTAGCAAATCAAAGAGGGGTGGAAGAATGTAATCTTTGAAGGGGATGCAAAAAATTGTATTGATACCTTGACAAGTTCTGATGCTACCCCGGATTGGCTCTCTTGCAACATTGTTAGTAATATCTGTTGTTTAGTTAATGCTTTTGATTCAGTCTATTTTAGTTGGGTCCGGAGATCAAGTAATTCAGTTGCTCATGCTGCAGCTAAACTGTCCTTGAACTCCTATTTTGATTTCTGTTTCTTTAAAGGtaatctccccccccccccctctatCGAGGATGTTTTGTAAGGGAGATGCCTCTGTTTCTGTTGGTTGAGCTAATGGAAGgattgtttatcaaaaaaaaaagtgtgtattaGTTAATTTTCCATTTAATACAATCCACCGACaaaaatgtataatataaataataaatatcaaaatattttgtatttagcTAGAATTATTAGAGCCAAATTATTAGAAACTTGTATTTAAAAGGCTTATAACATTGCTTATATGGGCAATAAAAAGAAACttcttttagtaaaaaaaaaaaaaagtttattacattttattatcaagaaaataagtttattacctttcaaagttattttttttcatttatgttCTTTTTGATTTAGCCAAtacttaaatattttaaaagactATCCAAACATATAAGAGATGTGATATTCTATTAATCTTTAATAGAAAATTGAtctatcataatttatttatttattttaatgagtttcaacttatggtgcCCATTTTTTTATGGTTGACCTATCGTAATATATTAGTATTATTAAAGGTAGTACAAATTTATTACATGAAACCTGCAATTGCATACACAGTGATTTGCCACATTAGTTATCATGTTGCCACTGCCAGGGGCATCTTGATGCATTTGGGGGCCTAAGgcaaaaattgattatcttgtttcatatgtaaaattactattaattaacataaaccatgtagaattttttttaaaaaaaattataaacacaaaataatttgacaaaactttttacaTTTGTTGATATGACAGATTGATAATAGTGCGTAAAAGAGTAATGTTAGTGGTAAATCTAGTTGAAACTAATAAAAGTTTGCTaactcaacaattgtgaaaaatgttgtgaatttttttgtggattgctttctttcttttttttttttttttagaactgctacattcacaatatttttcatgacAAATCTTAGATGTTAAGTTGCttattgttttctatttgaagctactactaaaattatttttttgctgtcAATAATAGCCTTTAACAATCTgctatttaggattttttttttggtaaaaatgttgtgaacataacatttttttgtcttttttatttgtttttcatttgataagaaaatattattttatatattggttaatattttggcttaattaatactattggTTAAAGTTTAGGAGccttttttttcacttggggccttaggcggCCACATCAATGGCTTATATCATTGAGCTGGCATTGGCTACTGCCCCACTCCTCCCATTCTAGTGTCTGCAACCTATAGCTACGTTTGAAAAAACGTGGTTATAGACTTGTCGGACCTATAGTCATGGTGTATAAGCCACGCTCAAAAAAAGCAGCTATAGAAAACGCGGTTATAGACCAAATGaacctatagccacatttttagGAGCTATAaccacgtttttaaaacgcggctagaCTAGTTTTTTATTGTAGCGTGTGCGTTTGTTGGAGCAATAACAAGGACGAAGTTGAACTTGGTGTTCGGCATGTGAAGCCTAAGGGTGGCCTTGTTGTAGGCCATAGTGACCTCCTTGGCCATGTAATTAAGGTACATAGCCACTCTCGGGTTCTTTCACAAGAAGCATTGGTTCTCTATCGAAAAAATTGTCATGCTAGGTCTTCTTCCACAAGCATTGGATTaatgttgcaacttgcaaaacCACCTCACAATCGCTTTTGCATGCCTTTAAAATGTACCTCCTTTCACGCACAACCACTAAAGTGTGCACCCCTTATTGGAATCTGAGATGTGATGTGAAATCTATTAGAGCTCCATGCATGGCGAGTGACTTTTGTTGAGGGTGAAGCATATCAAGAGGATTGATTTGACTCAAAAGGCAGTAGGAGTTAAACCTATAGcaagaaattttaccaataaAGTTAATTGGTAATATCATAATTAAGGTTGTATTTGGTTTAATAGTTGCGTTcttaaaatgttgtgaaaaatatattttctaatatttttccatatttcTCATCCCAGCAtatattcaataaataaaaaaaaagaattttaaacttttataaaaattgtggtCGGTGGCTAACCATAGTGGCAACAGGTGGAGTTGGTTGGAGGCCGAAGACTGCAAACATTAGTGGGGGTGGTGGTTGAGTGGCTGTTAGTGAAAGGTAGAGGGTGGAGGTTTGGTTGATAAGTGTAAATCATTTCAATCAAAAGTATATTTATATGagtttaataagaaaataattttcaattgaccAAAAATTTCGATTGTCCAAACACTCCataaatatgaagaaaaaaaaattcgaaaATCAATTCCTATCCAACCAAATACAACCTAAGTGAGAATGTGGCATTATTTATGTAAGCCATTGGCATTATTTATGTAAGCCATT
It encodes:
- the LOC142624741 gene encoding formin-like protein 6, with the protein product MRAHHNLSFFFILISLSISFTPKWVAAAATTTTNILNSTRNGVETHRRILHQPLFPEGSAPPPGTDSIPPPSPPPPTVPSDSSNVPSSEYPFFHEGGPTPDQSQTPPSPSNGTMPIPVATTQPAKQTKTVAIAISVGIVTLGMLSALAFFLYRHRAKHPRESQAQKLVGGSSRDNSSNSVPPSNFLYIGTVEPSQQRGSITDGSRGENNGANRSPYHKLNSNKRSDLYRPSPELQPLPPLTNPVCNVNSSSSDEESHDTAFHSPNCSSISYDDNSYYTPSSRLSCPPNNNSNNSNYYNNNGFARTDTYGANSVIPHSKRTSPKSRLTAPLPSPPHAPPPPSSPLPTRVVELQQVIPNPPVRPKFSSPPPPPNMARLQSISSVSRQVSEAPIPPTPPPPPPPPPPPPPPPPQSLPPRKVGLPETSVFVTPTPPSSAQVSRKSLSWNSSPKRNFENEITTSAPQSSSKSLSSSERLDTDEREGAKPKLKPLHWDKVRATSDRATVWDQLKSSSFQLNEDMMETLFGCNSTNSVPKEVTRKSVLPPVELENRVLDPKKSQNIAILLRALNVTRDEVSEALLDGNPEGLGAELLETLVKMAPTKEEEIKLRDYRGDISKLGSAERFLKAVLDIPFAFKRVEAMLYRANFDTEVKYLRKAFQTLEEASDELKNSRLFLKLLEAVLRTGNRMNVGTNRGDAKAFKLETLLKLVDIKGTDGKTTLLHFVVQEIIRSEGTGTDSTNENVQEKVHQKMEDSFQKQGLQVVAGLSRDLGNVKKAAGMDSDVLSSYVSKLEMGLDKVRLVLQYEKPDMQGKFFNSMKLFLKEAEEEIVRIKADEKKALYLVKEVTEYFHGDTAKEEAHPFRIFMIVRDFLGILDQVCKEVGRMQDRTVVGAARSFRISATASLPVLNRYSARHDSSSDEGSLSP
- the LOC142625349 gene encoding uncharacterized protein LOC142625349, with product MLDRELLLDNISGAKASVRSPALTHVMYMDDVVLFSRATRNDASILSRCLDRYIAGLVGSPTWRAIGEAKKLIVKGACFLLGDGSSIDVWSDPWVHGIVDFRPQPRVDEYKKIVIKASDLIDSSTRSWIREWVNVLFTPADATAILSIPIPYNPKQDRLIWFPDSKGRFSVKSVHKVAFTSPKRDSQPQAFWLKLWKAKFPKSLKMLIWRIGVNAIPTKENLQLRLPYIDPSCSLCNEPMETCTHIFFECPFAKALWAAACWGLRVDPPSIITLANITKFIMEPPASSILAQDQWTVSLNMALVIDEIWRSRNLKQFYNVKADVLSAKQNIHSKFLEIVKAFTPVMSTPMEHISYRWNPPPQGWIKLNVDAALNNHRSAFAVVAQDQLGEALSLWGKIHLACPLAQAETEAFYWAVKLANQRGVEECNL